GCAAACAGGTCTTCAAAGGAGACAACGGGGACTTCTGCAAAACCAAAGGCATCCTCAGCGCTCTTAGATATCTGCATGACAGCCGGCTCATATACCGTTCCTCGTAAACCGGTGACAATTCAATCTTCACGACTGATCTGTCAGCCTCAACAATCAACCGAGTTACCGTATCAGTATGATGTAACGAAGAATATTGGATTTTAGTATCTGGTATCTGTGCGACAATGGCACTACCGATACCTCTCATACTCCTCGTGATATCTTGAAGCGACTGCATACGTTCAGCAACAGGTACATATACGAGATCAATGTCTACTGAGAGACGTGGCATATCCCGGAAAACCAAGTTGACTGCTGTCCCTCCTTTCAGTGCAAAGCATGAGTATCTGCCTATGAGAGGCAAGAGACGTACCAAGAGTGCAACTTGCTTAAAATATGGGTTCTTGTTGTCCATCCTGGGCCTCCTTGGGGACTGTGATCAAAAACTCTGCATCAAGCTTACCGCCTGGCACAATCTGACGCTTGCCTACACCCAGATCTATCTTGGATACGTCGATATATTGATACCAAGTATGCCCTGCAGTCCTTGCAAGCCAGAGAAACAATCTCTTTGCCTTGATACTGGTGGAGGATTCCAGCAATTCCTGCAACAGCGTCGGCCGGAGATCTACAGCTCCGTCCATCATCAAACTCGCTTGCAAGATTTGCTCTTGTGAATCGATTGTACTGGTGAGCTCAATGAATGCCCGTTCAGGAGAGGAGTAGCATATTGGCCAATCCCAAGTGCCGAAAGGCACTTCAGTCATTCCGACTTTAACGTCTGGGAACGGCCCTGCCTTCATCATGGAAAATCCGGGAATGGTCCCTACTTTTTCCACCCACGTAGGAAGTCTCTGGGGACTGAGTAGTCTGATACTCGGTAACTTTCCAAGCATCAGAAAGTGGGCGTACCCGTGATAAGTCAAGGCAGTCATGTGTCCGACATGGACATCATAACCGAGGAGATTGAGTGAATACACCACATTCTGCCATTTCAACGGAGGTCCTGGCTTTCTATAGATACCGTGTACCACGGCTTCAAGCTTGCCAGAGCGAAGGTAGTAGTCCACGGTAGTATTTTCGATTCCACGACTTTTTAGCCACGCTCTATCTACGAGCAATCCTTCGGGTAACGCAAAATCAAGGGTAGCCATAGAGCCTCCAGTTTATAAAATATAATATTTACATATCTATACTCTGTAATTTGACGTAGTAATAAACTCAGGTCAAGTTTATAATGTTGTCTATTTACATACCGATTATACGACTTCTGAACAATCCATAAACCAAAAGTGTGCACATGTACTTGATCATAAGCGCCATGATGATGCTTTGTTTGAAACAGCCTTGGTCAATGCAGTCTTTTGCATTCCCCCATAAACAGAACATGCAAGTTCCTTTCGGGAGCATAACCGAATGGCCACGATGTTGCCAGCACAACGACTTCTTATCTAACCATGTTGAACCAATAGACCTATTGGTAAAATCGCATTCCTATAAAATCGGTTTTTATACGTTTTTCTGTTGCAAAATGCCATATTATAATGCAATAATAAGTATGTAATAGTATTTTTAACCGTATTTATGTCTAAAAAAGGAATACTCAATGCTTTTAGAATATACCGTCAGGAACTACACCGTATTCAAGAATACTGCCCGCTTGAGCTTCGTTGCTTCAAACTATGACAAGGAAACCTATGAGAGGGAGAATGTCCAGAAAATTCCTGAGAAAAAACTGCGAGTAGTAAAATCAGCAGTGGTCTATGGAGCAAATGCGGCTGGAAAGACAAAACTATTTGATTCCTTGGCTTTTATGCGACAGTTTGTTCTTGAGTCATCAAAGAAAGGACAGCAAGGTGATGTAATTGATACAAAGCCGTTTCTTCTCTCTGAGTCTACAAGACAGGAGCCAAGCGAGTTTGAGATTATTTTTCTCCATAAGGATGCTCGTTATCGATATGGCTTTGAAGTAACCAGTGAGAAAGTAATCGCTGAATGGCTCTTTTACAAACCAGAATCAAGGGAATACCAAATCTTTTATCGTGATACGTTGGATAAGACACTTGAGACCCACCAAAAATTATTTCGCAAAGGAATCTTGCTAGAGAGTGAAAACATGGTTCGCGACAATGCACTCATGCTCTCGGTTGCTGCTCAGTTCAACGATGAAATCTGTAGCACAGTCATTCAATGGTTCACTCACAACCTATCGGTTCTTTCAAGTATCAGAGAGTATGGATACAAAGGCTATACCATGGCCATGAATGACAAAGTAGCCTTCCATAAGAAAATTATGCAGCTCTTAAACCAAGCTGACCTCTCTATCCAAGACATACACTCAAAGGTCCTTGACCTTGATGCAATGGGAGAGGCTATTCCTGTTGAAGTAAAAGAGCAACTGGTGCAAAAAGTAAAAGGAGAAGGAGTCAAAGTCTATACTGAATGTGAAACAGTGCACTACCTGTATGATAGAAACAACAAAGTCATTGGTCAGACGAAGTTCTCTATGGATGAGGATGAGTCGCACGGTACACAAAAGTTCTTCTACCTTGCAGGACCTATTCTTGACACCCTTGAGGAAGGAAAAACCTTATTCATCGATGAGTTTGATGCACGTCTCCATCCAAATCTTGTACTGAGCCTGTTTTCTCTCTTCAACACCCCGAGTATCAACACAAAAGGAGCCCAATTAGTGATTACTGCTCAAAACTCAATCTTCCTGCAGTCCAATATGCTTCGAAAAGATCAGATCTGGTTTGTAGAGAAGGATAGATTTGAGGCCGCCCATCTCTATTCCCTAGCAGATTTCAAATCAAATCATGCTCGCAAAGGTGATAATTATGAGGCGAAATACTTGAAAGGCAAGTATGGAGCTATCCCTTATCTAACTATGCAGAATTACTTTGCTGATACTGCCTGCGAGAAGGAGAGGAGATGGCCTCAAGAGAGATAGAGAAAAAGAGAAGACGAGAGAAACGCAATCTTACAAGAAAACGACCAGGGCTTTCCGTTCTCCCAACCATTCTGATTGTATGTGAGGGAAAGAATACTGAACCATCCTATTTCAATGCCCTAAAATTCAAATCTGCCACGATACATCCAGTGGGGGAAGGATTTAATACAATTTCCTTAGTCAGACGCGCAGAATTCCTTGCCAAACAAAAACAATATGATGAAGTATGGTGCGTCTTTGATAAGGACGATTTTCCTTCAGAAGATTTCAACGAAGCTATCCATGTAGCATTATCAAAAGGTTTTCATGTCGCGTATTCAAATCAATCCTTCGAATATTGGATTCTTTTACATTTTAGTGATCATCAGGGGGGTGCTCTCCATCGAAATGATTACAATACACTGATCAATCAAGCAACAAATCCTATGGGCGTATTCTATGATGGCAATGGTTGTAAGATTATCACACAGGAGCTGTTTCTTCTCTTGTTCGGCATAGATCCAACTACACATAAAACTCGCTATCAACTTGCAATCGAACGTGCTGAACGGATATATAGTCAACTCAATCACTTTTCTCCAGCCAAAGAAGAATCATCTACAACAGTACATCTACTGATCAAACATCTTCTTACGTTTGAACGATACTGATACTCAACTTCAATAGATTAAGCTGGTATTGTCCTCTTATATGAGAAAACTATTGGGTTATACCCATAAGGACTGGTAGTTTTTCCAGAGTTTTTAGGGTTATACCCATAAAAACTTTCTTTACTTATCTAGTTTTACTGGGTATAATCTTTATAAGAGGTGCTCATTCATGCTCAGTCGATCATTGTATTATGAGAAGATCAGACCATTTATAAACAAACCCTTCATTAAAGTAATCACAGGGATTCGTCGATGTGGAAAGTCGACCATGATGCTGCTCATACAACAACTCCTAACCGAAGAGGGAGTAGAGAGCAAGCAGATTATCTCAATCAACTTTGAGAGCATGAAGTACTACCACTTACGCTCTTCACTCGCTTTATACAACTATGTGTCAGAACTTCTCAAGACAATGAAGAGCCCTGCATATGTGTTCTTCGACGAAATACAGATAGTGGAAGATTGGGAAGAAGCAGTAAACTCACTATTCCTCGATTTCCAAATTGACATGTATATCACCGGATCAAACTCACAGCTTCTTTCATCGGAGCTCTCGACCCTACTTACTGGCCGCTTCATTCATATAGAGATGCAGGTATTGTCCTTTAGCGAGATGCTGGAATTCAGATCAAGCAAGACGGATACACAAGAAAATCTGCTTTGGCTCTATATCAGACGAGGAGGTTTTCCTGCTGTTCATCTGACCTCCGATTACGATGAAAAAGCTACATATATGATCATCAACGATATCTTCGATTCCATCGTCCTTCGTGATGTGGTCCAGCGATACAAAATACGGGATGTCGAGCTACTACGGAGGATTCTGAACTTCATCGCTGACTCAGTCGGGAATACCATTTCTGCAAAACTCATTGCCGATTATTTCAAGAGCCAAGCAAGAAAGGTTGATATCAATACCGTCTACACGTACCTCGATGCATTGGTTAGCTCTTTCCTGATCACGAGAGTCCAACGATATGATATCAAAGGCAGAGAACTACTGAAAACACAAGAAAAGTACTACCTTGCCGATACCGGTCTTCAACATGCCGTCTTTGGATATAGGGACAGGCATATATCCGGCATATTGGAGAATATCGTGTATAACGAGTTGGTCAGACGGGGATACACGGTATACATAGGAAAGCTGGATACCCGGGAAGTCGACTTCATTGCAGAGCAACCTCATCATAAACTGTACGTGCAGGTTGCTTTCAAATTAGAAAGTGAAGAAACTGTACAAAGAGAATTTGCATCGCTACTCGCCATCCGTGATTCGTATCCAAAATTCGTGGTAACAATGGACCCTCACTTCCAAGACACCATTGAAGGAGTACGGCATATAGGGTTATATCAGTTTCTCACCGATGAGCATCTGTTTTAATGCAAGGAAGGTATGGAGCTATTCCTTATCTAACGATGCAGAATTACTTTTCTGATACTGCCCATGAGAAGGAGAGGAGATGGCCTCAAGAAAGATGGCAAAAACGAGAGAAACACCACTTTACAAGAAATGCTTATACCCCCTACTCCAGCCTCAATGCAGCCTTTTTCATTCCCTCAAAGATGGGAGTTGAAAGTTCCTTCGGAAAGTTAGCAGGAAGCTGTCCAGAGGTCCTATCGATTACTCCAGGCAACTGCTCAAGCACCTCAGTGAATATCTCTTTCATACTACTACTAGCACCACATATCCTAGCTGTCTCTTCCCAGTGCCTTTTTTGTATTTTGTTCCACTCATAATGCTCATCTACAGTCATTGCCATCTTGAGATTCTCTGGGATAATCATTTGAGACGCAAGCCCCATGAGCGGATATACAGACATAACGTCATACAGAGGTGTTAACGAGTATCGGCCTTGTTTCCCAATAGAAATGCTAAAATTCTTTGCATGCCCGTCCGGGGCTGCAAGCAACCAAAAAAGAAGCTGCGTTTTCAGAAATAGTTTTCTATCTTGCTGTGGATTACTCGATGAAAGCAAGAAATGCATGATCTCAATAATACCAGGCCCTCCTTCATGCTCATATTTCTTTTCAGGAGAAACTCCCAGAGCCTGACATAGATCTT
The sequence above is drawn from the uncultured Sphaerochaeta sp. genome and encodes:
- a CDS encoding ATP-binding protein, with product MLSRSLYYEKIRPFINKPFIKVITGIRRCGKSTMMLLIQQLLTEEGVESKQIISINFESMKYYHLRSSLALYNYVSELLKTMKSPAYVFFDEIQIVEDWEEAVNSLFLDFQIDMYITGSNSQLLSSELSTLLTGRFIHIEMQVLSFSEMLEFRSSKTDTQENLLWLYIRRGGFPAVHLTSDYDEKATYMIINDIFDSIVLRDVVQRYKIRDVELLRRILNFIADSVGNTISAKLIADYFKSQARKVDINTVYTYLDALVSSFLITRVQRYDIKGRELLKTQEKYYLADTGLQHAVFGYRDRHISGILENIVYNELVRRGYTVYIGKLDTREVDFIAEQPHHKLYVQVAFKLESEETVQREFASLLAIRDSYPKFVVTMDPHFQDTIEGVRHIGLYQFLTDEHLF
- a CDS encoding ATP-binding protein, which translates into the protein MLLEYTVRNYTVFKNTARLSFVASNYDKETYERENVQKIPEKKLRVVKSAVVYGANAAGKTKLFDSLAFMRQFVLESSKKGQQGDVIDTKPFLLSESTRQEPSEFEIIFLHKDARYRYGFEVTSEKVIAEWLFYKPESREYQIFYRDTLDKTLETHQKLFRKGILLESENMVRDNALMLSVAAQFNDEICSTVIQWFTHNLSVLSSIREYGYKGYTMAMNDKVAFHKKIMQLLNQADLSIQDIHSKVLDLDAMGEAIPVEVKEQLVQKVKGEGVKVYTECETVHYLYDRNNKVIGQTKFSMDEDESHGTQKFFYLAGPILDTLEEGKTLFIDEFDARLHPNLVLSLFSLFNTPSINTKGAQLVITAQNSIFLQSNMLRKDQIWFVEKDRFEAAHLYSLADFKSNHARKGDNYEAKYLKGKYGAIPYLTMQNYFADTACEKERRWPQER
- a CDS encoding RloB family protein; amino-acid sequence: MASREIEKKRRREKRNLTRKRPGLSVLPTILIVCEGKNTEPSYFNALKFKSATIHPVGEGFNTISLVRRAEFLAKQKQYDEVWCVFDKDDFPSEDFNEAIHVALSKGFHVAYSNQSFEYWILLHFSDHQGGALHRNDYNTLINQATNPMGVFYDGNGCKIITQELFLLLFGIDPTTHKTRYQLAIERAERIYSQLNHFSPAKEESSTTVHLLIKHLLTFERY
- a CDS encoding type IV toxin-antitoxin system AbiEi family antitoxin domain-containing protein, giving the protein MATLDFALPEGLLVDRAWLKSRGIENTTVDYYLRSGKLEAVVHGIYRKPGPPLKWQNVVYSLNLLGYDVHVGHMTALTYHGYAHFLMLGKLPSIRLLSPQRLPTWVEKVGTIPGFSMMKAGPFPDVKVGMTEVPFGTWDWPICYSSPERAFIELTSTIDSQEQILQASLMMDGAVDLRPTLLQELLESSTSIKAKRLFLWLARTAGHTWYQYIDVSKIDLGVGKRQIVPGGKLDAEFLITVPKEAQDGQQEPIF